In one Hyphomicrobium sp. 99 genomic region, the following are encoded:
- a CDS encoding response regulator produces MKFGGSGSMVKTKIFGQIPPPRVLLVEDNTLIALDLEEILKGYGCCVVGPSVTVREALEVLGTEEVDIAVVDYLLEDGEAAPLARALDDKGIPFAICTGAGEDELGTLYPNTPILGKPYNPDDVSIVVNSLIASRLASG; encoded by the coding sequence ATGAAGTTTGGCGGTTCGGGAAGTATGGTGAAGACCAAGATTTTCGGACAAATACCTCCGCCGCGAGTTCTGCTTGTGGAGGACAACACGCTGATCGCTCTCGACCTCGAGGAGATCCTCAAGGGGTATGGTTGTTGCGTTGTCGGCCCAAGCGTGACCGTAAGGGAGGCGCTTGAAGTGCTCGGTACGGAGGAAGTCGATATCGCCGTTGTCGATTACCTTCTGGAGGACGGCGAGGCTGCGCCATTGGCGCGTGCGCTCGACGACAAAGGCATTCCATTCGCCATTTGCACCGGCGCCGGTGAGGATGAGCTGGGCACGCTTTATCCCAATACCCCAATTCTCGGAAAGCCTTACAATCCGGACGACGTCTCGATCGTTGTGAATAGCCTCATCGCCAGCCGGCTCGCCAGCGGCTGA